A region from the Flavobacteriales bacterium genome encodes:
- a CDS encoding TonB-dependent receptor, protein MAPQDQLRVPLSPGQKARRINQDRDLYGTFAEIGAGQETVRHFFRAGGASQTIAKAMSAYDKDFSNAIYGKEPNNRFVCESRLRNMLGHEYGLMVERLSRNDHPTKKFFTYANTVATSTYERPHSGHGWLGVRFQTAADRPTSEMIIHVRLHDADISLQQESVGVLGTNLLYGCLFQHNDPDGIMDALYDNVSRHVVEIDMVQMNGPDFAQVDNRLLSLQLVKRGYTDAVIFGPDGQNLQASEALYRKNILAIRGSFRPVTKVNIDMIMNGYNMFIKEQRVDRANLQVLFEITLSNLKADTGDIDEKDFIDRADILCSLGQTVLISNYQEYYKLVEYFSRYTKSRMGLIMGVNNLIEVFDEKYYRHLNGGMLEAFGILFTRDLKIYVYPSRARQEDEIMTTENMPVHPRLKPLYDYLLSNKRMVDIETFDPNVLHIFSKAVLNMIRDAAPGWENMVPPYVDNMIKDNKLFGYRPVKEGAKA, encoded by the coding sequence ATGGCACCCCAGGACCAGCTCCGCGTACCGCTGAGCCCCGGCCAGAAGGCCCGTAGGATCAATCAGGACCGCGACCTGTACGGCACCTTCGCCGAGATCGGTGCGGGACAGGAAACGGTGCGCCACTTCTTCCGTGCAGGCGGGGCCAGCCAGACCATCGCCAAGGCGATGAGCGCCTACGACAAGGACTTCAGCAACGCCATCTACGGCAAGGAGCCCAACAACCGTTTCGTGTGCGAGAGCCGCTTGCGCAACATGCTCGGTCATGAATACGGGTTGATGGTTGAACGACTAAGCCGGAACGACCACCCCACCAAGAAGTTCTTCACCTACGCCAATACGGTCGCCACCAGCACCTACGAGCGCCCGCACAGCGGCCACGGCTGGTTGGGTGTGCGCTTCCAGACGGCTGCCGATCGCCCCACCAGCGAAATGATCATCCACGTGCGCTTGCACGACGCGGACATCAGCCTTCAGCAAGAGAGCGTCGGCGTTCTGGGCACGAACCTGCTCTATGGTTGCCTTTTCCAGCACAACGATCCGGACGGCATCATGGACGCGTTGTATGACAACGTGAGCCGCCATGTGGTTGAGATCGACATGGTGCAGATGAACGGGCCCGACTTCGCACAGGTTGACAACCGTTTGTTGAGCCTGCAGTTGGTGAAGCGTGGCTACACCGATGCCGTGATCTTCGGTCCCGATGGGCAGAACCTTCAAGCCAGCGAAGCACTGTACCGCAAGAACATCCTGGCCATCCGCGGAAGCTTCCGACCGGTGACCAAGGTGAACATCGACATGATCATGAACGGCTACAACATGTTCATCAAGGAACAGCGTGTGGACCGTGCCAACCTGCAAGTGCTCTTCGAGATCACCCTCAGCAACCTGAAGGCCGATACCGGCGACATCGATGAAAAGGACTTCATCGACCGTGCCGATATCCTTTGCTCGCTGGGCCAAACGGTGCTCATCAGCAACTACCAGGAGTACTACAAGCTGGTGGAGTACTTCAGCCGCTACACGAAGAGCCGCATGGGCCTCATCATGGGCGTCAACAACCTCATCGAAGTGTTCGACGAGAAGTACTACCGCCACCTGAACGGCGGTATGCTCGAAGCGTTCGGCATTCTCTTCACCCGCGACCTGAAGATCTACGTCTATCCGAGCCGCGCACGGCAGGAGGACGAGATCATGACCACGGAGAACATGCCCGTGCACCCGCGCTTGAAACCACTGTACGATTACCTACTGAGCAACAAACGGATGGTGGACATCGAAACGTTCGACCCGAACGTGCTCCACATCTTCAGCAAAGCGGTGCTGAACATGATACGCGATGCCGCACCCGGCTGGGAGAACATGGTGCCTCCGTACGTGGACAACATGATCAAGGACAACAAGTTGTTCGGGTACAGGCCCGTCAAGGAAGGCGCCAAAGCCTGA
- a CDS encoding DUF1501 domain-containing protein: MAYCNSRRQFLKQTGLVSTAWLLPSFLKAMAPLGSTAHRKLVVVQLSGGNDGLNTVVPWRNDGYHANRQRLALAQDRLHAITDEFALNPGALGLKRLHDEGLLCVVHGVGYPGPDRSHFRSLDIWHSASASSEHWSTGWLGRYLDLRGTAPHDVIEVGSTLSLAGRGERIKALTLTDAQRLYRSTREPYFAALSQGEGHEHATVSYLYQTMAETYQSAAYVKEQLKPAPAPGAFLKDDLGKQLRTVAHFINSGLETTAYYVTTGGYDTHTNQLQRHERLLRSLGDNLHAFVQQLKAGGQLENTLVMVFSEFGRRVKQNASNGTDHGTAGPVFLIGGGLKKPGIFNPLPSLTDLDANGDMKFSVDFRSVYAAVLQEWLTADALALVPGARPLEGLISG, encoded by the coding sequence ATGGCTTACTGCAATTCCCGCCGCCAATTCCTGAAGCAGACCGGGCTGGTGAGCACCGCTTGGTTGCTACCTTCTTTTCTGAAGGCCATGGCGCCTCTGGGCAGCACGGCCCACCGCAAATTGGTGGTGGTCCAACTGAGCGGCGGCAACGACGGCCTAAATACAGTGGTGCCTTGGCGCAACGACGGTTACCACGCCAACCGGCAACGCTTGGCCCTGGCCCAAGACCGTTTGCACGCGATCACCGATGAGTTCGCCCTCAATCCTGGCGCTCTTGGTTTGAAGCGCCTGCACGATGAAGGTCTGCTCTGCGTGGTTCACGGCGTTGGCTATCCCGGACCGGATCGCAGCCACTTCCGCTCGTTGGACATCTGGCATAGCGCAAGTGCGAGCAGTGAGCACTGGAGCACAGGATGGCTCGGGCGCTACCTTGATCTGCGCGGAACGGCGCCGCATGACGTTATCGAAGTGGGTTCAACCCTATCGCTTGCCGGTAGGGGCGAGCGTATTAAAGCGCTCACCCTCACGGATGCACAGCGGCTTTACCGCAGCACCCGCGAGCCCTACTTCGCCGCATTGTCGCAGGGCGAAGGACACGAACATGCGACCGTGTCCTACCTGTACCAGACCATGGCCGAGACCTACCAAAGCGCGGCCTATGTGAAGGAGCAGTTGAAGCCAGCGCCTGCTCCGGGTGCTTTCTTGAAGGACGATCTCGGTAAGCAGTTGAGGACAGTAGCGCACTTCATCAACAGCGGCTTGGAAACCACCGCATACTACGTCACCACCGGCGGGTACGACACGCATACCAACCAACTGCAACGCCACGAGCGCTTGCTCCGCAGCTTGGGCGACAACCTGCATGCCTTTGTGCAGCAATTGAAAGCAGGAGGGCAATTGGAGAACACGTTGGTGATGGTCTTCAGCGAGTTCGGCAGGCGCGTGAAGCAGAACGCAAGCAACGGAACGGACCACGGGACGGCGGGTCCGGTCTTCCTCATCGGTGGTGGTCTGAAGAAGCCGGGCATCTTCAATCCGTTGCCATCGCTCACTGATCTGGACGCCAACGGCGATATGAAGTTCAGTGTTGATTTCCGCAGCGTTTATGCGGCCGTGTTGCAGGAGTGGCTGACCGCTGATGCCTTGGCGTTGGTGCCAGGAGCCCGACCATTGGAAGGTCTGATCTCCGGCTAG
- a CDS encoding 6,7-dimethyl-8-ribityllumazine synthase, translated as MATNNLSHYDRSSVPDAQHMRVGIVVSEWNSSITSKLLEGARTTLLECGVRQENITIERAPGSFELALAAQFLLDTLRIDGVICLGSIIRGETPHFEFVSQACANAVASCGLRNGRPVIFGVLTDDTVQQAEARSGGAMGNKGVDAAIACIKMVDLRKRMRETSR; from the coding sequence ATGGCCACGAACAACCTCAGTCACTACGATCGTTCCTCAGTGCCTGATGCGCAGCACATGCGTGTCGGCATTGTTGTGAGCGAATGGAACAGCAGTATTACCAGCAAGCTGCTCGAAGGCGCGCGCACTACCCTTCTCGAGTGCGGCGTGCGCCAGGAGAACATCACCATTGAGCGTGCTCCGGGCAGTTTTGAACTGGCGCTTGCGGCACAGTTCCTTTTGGACACGCTCCGCATTGACGGTGTCATTTGCCTGGGCAGTATCATCCGCGGTGAAACCCCGCACTTCGAGTTCGTATCGCAAGCATGTGCCAATGCCGTGGCCAGTTGCGGACTGCGCAATGGCCGCCCGGTGATATTCGGTGTTCTCACCGACGACACGGTGCAGCAGGCAGAGGCGCGCAGTGGCGGTGCTATGGGCAATAAGGGGGTGGATGCCGCGATCGCCTGCATCAAGATGGTGGACCTGCGCAAACGCATGCGCGAGACGAGCCGTTGA
- the pruA gene encoding L-glutamate gamma-semialdehyde dehydrogenase has protein sequence MSFNVPPPKNEPVLSYAPNTPERTALQAEMDRRLRARIDAPMWIAGHAIETKDVRKMSPPQMHAHNLGNAHFGEAKHVRAAIDAALKAKRDWENMPFEERGAIMLKAADLISGPYRAQINAATMLGQGKNCFQAEIDAACEFADFLRFNVAYAQQIHRDQPISSPGVWNRLEYRALEGFVFALTPFNFTAIAGNLPSSCALMGNTVVWKCADTQAYSAQVIMEIFMAAGLPAGVINLVHADGPTTGDIVFKHKDFAGIHFTGSTKVFRHIWQTIGNNLPLYRSYPRIVGETGGKDFVVAHPSADAKVVATALSRGAFEFQGQKCSAASRAYIPANLWPDVKKELLADLADMKMGDPRDFQNFIGAVIDERAFDKISGYIDGLKQDKKNVKIIAGGKYDKKVGYFIEPTVAETKDPKSKTMCEEIFGPVLTVYVYPEGKWSETLKLVDSTGEYALTGAVISNDRASIIEAQQVLRHAAGNFYINDKPTGAVVGQQPFGGARGSGTNDKAGSYLNLIRWVSPRTIKETFVPPTDHRYPFLG, from the coding sequence ATGAGCTTCAACGTCCCTCCTCCGAAGAACGAACCCGTCCTCTCGTACGCCCCCAACACCCCGGAGCGCACCGCCTTGCAAGCGGAAATGGACCGCCGCCTGCGCGCACGCATTGATGCGCCCATGTGGATAGCGGGCCACGCGATCGAGACCAAGGATGTGCGGAAAATGAGCCCGCCACAAATGCATGCCCACAACCTTGGCAATGCGCACTTCGGCGAGGCCAAGCACGTGCGTGCTGCCATCGACGCAGCGCTGAAGGCCAAACGCGATTGGGAGAACATGCCGTTCGAGGAGCGTGGTGCCATCATGCTGAAAGCAGCCGACCTCATCAGCGGCCCTTACCGTGCGCAGATCAATGCCGCCACCATGCTCGGACAAGGGAAGAACTGCTTCCAGGCCGAGATCGATGCGGCCTGTGAGTTCGCCGATTTCCTGCGCTTCAACGTGGCCTACGCGCAGCAGATCCACCGGGACCAGCCCATCTCCTCCCCCGGCGTTTGGAACCGCTTGGAATACCGCGCGCTCGAAGGCTTCGTGTTCGCGCTAACGCCGTTCAACTTCACCGCGATCGCCGGTAACCTACCGAGCAGCTGTGCCCTCATGGGCAACACCGTGGTGTGGAAGTGCGCCGACACACAGGCATACAGCGCGCAGGTGATCATGGAGATCTTCATGGCGGCCGGATTGCCCGCCGGTGTCATCAACCTCGTTCATGCTGACGGACCCACCACGGGCGACATCGTATTCAAGCACAAGGATTTTGCTGGCATACACTTCACCGGCAGCACGAAGGTGTTCCGCCATATCTGGCAGACCATCGGCAACAACCTGCCGCTCTACCGCAGCTATCCGCGCATCGTGGGTGAAACCGGCGGCAAGGATTTCGTGGTCGCACATCCCAGCGCCGATGCCAAAGTGGTGGCCACCGCCCTGAGCCGTGGAGCCTTCGAGTTCCAGGGACAGAAGTGCAGCGCTGCCAGCCGCGCGTACATACCCGCCAACCTATGGCCCGATGTGAAGAAGGAACTCCTCGCCGATCTGGCCGACATGAAGATGGGCGACCCGCGCGACTTCCAGAACTTCATCGGCGCCGTGATCGATGAGCGCGCCTTCGACAAGATCAGCGGGTACATCGATGGGTTGAAGCAGGACAAGAAGAACGTGAAGATCATCGCCGGCGGCAAGTACGATAAGAAGGTCGGCTACTTCATTGAACCTACCGTGGCTGAAACAAAGGACCCGAAGAGCAAGACCATGTGCGAAGAGATCTTCGGGCCGGTGCTCACGGTGTACGTGTACCCCGAAGGCAAGTGGAGCGAGACGCTGAAACTGGTCGACAGCACGGGCGAATACGCGCTGACGGGTGCAGTGATCAGCAACGATCGCGCGAGCATCATCGAAGCCCAGCAGGTGCTCCGGCACGCGGCGGGCAACTTCTACATCAACGACAAACCCACGGGCGCCGTGGTGGGCCAGCAGCCTTTCGGCGGGGCTCGCGGCAGTGGCACCAATGACAAGGCGGGCAGCTATCTCAACCTCATCCGCTGGGTAAGCCCACGCACCATCAAGGAGACCTTCGTGCCGCCCACGGACCACAGGTATCCGTTTTTGGGCTAA
- a CDS encoding carbonic anhydrase (macrophage inducible 5; Mig-5) — protein MRTQTKETQDHLTPQKALEILMEGNKRFVNNLKANRDLLKQVNETSTGQFPFAAVLSCIDSRTSAELIFDQGLGDIFSIRIAGNCVNEDILGSMEFACKVAGSKLILVLGHTKCGAIKGACDDVRMGNLTALLNKLRPAVDDTTTNGARNSSNETFVEDVALRNVQLAVQQIPERSPIIKEMMDKGEIIIAGALYDVSTGQVETVQPLHA, from the coding sequence ATGAGAACACAGACCAAAGAGACCCAGGACCACCTGACGCCACAGAAGGCGCTGGAGATCCTCATGGAAGGCAACAAACGCTTCGTCAACAACCTCAAGGCGAACCGCGATCTGCTCAAGCAGGTGAACGAAACCAGCACGGGGCAATTCCCGTTCGCGGCCGTTTTGAGCTGCATCGATAGCCGCACCAGCGCCGAGCTCATCTTCGACCAGGGCCTGGGCGACATCTTCAGCATCCGCATCGCAGGCAACTGCGTCAACGAGGACATCCTCGGCAGCATGGAGTTCGCCTGCAAAGTGGCGGGCTCCAAGTTGATCCTTGTGCTGGGGCACACGAAGTGCGGCGCCATCAAGGGAGCGTGCGACGATGTGCGCATGGGCAACCTCACTGCACTGCTGAACAAGTTGCGCCCAGCGGTCGATGACACGACCACGAACGGTGCACGCAACAGCAGCAACGAGACGTTTGTTGAGGATGTAGCGTTGCGGAACGTTCAGTTGGCCGTGCAGCAGATCCCGGAGCGCAGCCCCATCATAAAAGAAATGATGGACAAGGGCGAGATCATCATTGCCGGTGCCCTGTACGATGTAAGCACGGGCCAAGTGGAAACTGTTCAGCCACTTCACGCATGA
- the apaG gene encoding Co2+/Mg2+ efflux protein ApaG, with protein sequence MAILVTNSIAVSVQAKYDPRHSNPSEGRYFYAYRVTIANQGHRTVRLLRRKWHIVDSMAAPREVKGPGVVGETPVLLPGQEFTYSSFCDLHSTLGRMEGCYTMRDEEDLSEFEVNIPSFDLLYSWLAN encoded by the coding sequence ATGGCCATTCTGGTGACCAACAGTATTGCAGTTTCAGTTCAGGCGAAGTACGACCCACGCCACAGCAATCCGTCGGAGGGGCGCTACTTCTACGCCTACCGCGTCACCATTGCCAACCAAGGCCATCGCACCGTGCGCTTGCTGCGGCGCAAGTGGCACATCGTGGACAGCATGGCCGCTCCGCGCGAGGTGAAGGGGCCCGGCGTTGTGGGCGAAACACCTGTGCTGTTGCCGGGCCAGGAGTTCACCTACAGCAGCTTTTGCGACCTGCACAGCACCCTCGGCAGAATGGAAGGTTGTTACACGATGCGGGATGAAGAGGACCTCTCGGAGTTCGAAGTGAACATTCCCTCCTTCGACCTCTTGTATTCCTGGCTCGCGAACTGA
- a CDS encoding tetratricopeptide repeat protein, whose amino-acid sequence MAETTQQKDLDVSEVYTKTELFVDKNKKPLMIGAGVLVAIVLVVIGYQQFVVKPKTAQALEDIWKAQYYFEIDSLDLALNGDGQWMGFEAVADEYGSTPTGKLAHAYLGTIYMKREEWQAAIDHYEQADVDDDVIRVMAVGNMGDCYVELNDMENAAAQFEKAAGMTTSDFTTPLYLMKAGIVHKQNGNWKAAAKAFRRVVTDFPNSPDVNQARKYAAEAEALAG is encoded by the coding sequence ATGGCCGAGACCACGCAGCAGAAAGACCTCGATGTGAGCGAGGTGTACACCAAGACCGAACTGTTCGTCGATAAGAACAAGAAGCCACTGATGATCGGGGCTGGTGTGCTCGTGGCGATCGTGCTGGTTGTCATCGGGTACCAGCAGTTCGTGGTGAAGCCCAAGACGGCCCAAGCCTTGGAGGACATTTGGAAGGCCCAGTACTACTTCGAGATCGACAGCTTGGACCTCGCGCTGAACGGCGATGGCCAGTGGATGGGGTTCGAAGCGGTGGCGGATGAATACGGCAGCACCCCCACTGGCAAGCTGGCCCATGCGTACCTGGGTACCATTTATATGAAGAGGGAAGAATGGCAGGCCGCCATTGACCATTACGAACAGGCCGACGTGGACGACGACGTGATCCGCGTAATGGCCGTGGGCAACATGGGCGATTGTTACGTGGAGTTGAACGATATGGAGAATGCCGCGGCCCAGTTCGAGAAGGCGGCAGGTATGACCACCAGCGACTTCACCACCCCGCTTTATTTGATGAAAGCAGGTATCGTGCACAAGCAGAACGGCAATTGGAAAGCCGCTGCCAAGGCTTTCCGTCGTGTGGTGACCGATTTCCCCAATAGCCCCGATGTGAACCAGGCACGCAAATACGCCGCCGAGGCCGAAGCGTTGGCGGGTTGA
- a CDS encoding (4Fe-4S)-binding protein, translating to MSKEHTYTNGEVTIVWKADLCIHSRKCWQGLPGVFKPGQKPWIHPDGASTDAIVAQVAQCPSGALSIRRNAEATLPEAAPGKTGRTVVEVTKNGPVLVKADCEITHSDGRTETKENMIALCRCGASANKPFCDGSHRKIGFEG from the coding sequence ATGAGCAAGGAACACACATACACCAACGGCGAGGTCACCATTGTGTGGAAGGCCGATCTGTGCATCCATAGCCGCAAGTGCTGGCAGGGCTTGCCAGGTGTGTTCAAACCCGGCCAAAAACCCTGGATCCATCCGGACGGTGCCAGCACGGATGCCATCGTAGCCCAGGTAGCCCAATGTCCCAGTGGCGCGTTGAGCATCCGGCGGAACGCGGAGGCAACCTTACCGGAAGCGGCACCCGGAAAAACTGGCCGCACCGTTGTTGAAGTGACCAAGAACGGCCCTGTGCTCGTGAAGGCGGACTGCGAGATCACCCACAGCGACGGGCGCACGGAAACGAAGGAGAACATGATCGCGCTGTGCCGCTGCGGCGCCTCTGCCAACAAGCCCTTCTGCGACGGAAGTCACCGGAAGATCGGGTTCGAAGGATGA
- a CDS encoding DUF1800 domain-containing protein codes for MDKDQRELVNHLYGRAGFGLRPVQLEALMGVPYAECVDRLFPRDKAQPLVTEVPTATLKQYRAMTEKEQRAFRRAQRQGMARLNEAWCKRLAGTHDVFREKMTLFWHGHFACRSKWGRSAQLLNNAIREHALGRFGDLLMAVSKSAAMLEFLDNQQNRKGAPNENFAREVMELFTLGRGHYTEQDIKEAARAFTGWSFELVTGEFKLNADQHDDGPKTFRGRTGNWGGEDILGFLLEDERTATFICGKIYKWFVSPKEDAAFVAEMARRFRGSGLDIGHLMRFVFLSEHFQQARQRGARVKNPVELLAGLEHLFGLGYGSVDHRITLQRALGQVLFHPPSVAGWAEGVAWIDSNSTLLRLRLPSILVNNGELDWEPNGNDPEGLDQMMMDAQGDQPGRDAKGRLLQVTNNRDALLAELPRNVSNEELCALLLCVPPSHTLLGIISIPSNADLLQRVLQVVSSPEYQLC; via the coding sequence ATGGACAAGGATCAACGGGAACTCGTAAACCACCTGTACGGTAGGGCAGGTTTTGGGCTTCGCCCGGTGCAATTGGAGGCCTTGATGGGTGTCCCCTATGCCGAGTGCGTGGACCGTTTGTTCCCACGGGACAAGGCCCAGCCATTGGTGACGGAGGTGCCAACTGCCACCCTGAAGCAGTACCGCGCCATGACGGAGAAGGAGCAGCGCGCCTTCCGCCGGGCGCAGCGCCAGGGCATGGCCCGGCTCAACGAGGCATGGTGCAAGCGTTTGGCAGGCACCCATGATGTGTTCCGCGAGAAGATGACCCTGTTCTGGCATGGCCACTTCGCATGCCGCAGCAAGTGGGGCAGGAGCGCACAACTGCTCAACAACGCGATCCGAGAGCATGCCTTGGGGCGCTTCGGTGATCTGCTGATGGCCGTGAGCAAGAGCGCGGCCATGCTCGAGTTCCTGGACAACCAGCAGAACCGCAAAGGGGCACCCAATGAGAATTTCGCCCGAGAGGTGATGGAACTCTTCACGCTGGGCCGTGGGCACTACACCGAACAGGACATCAAGGAGGCGGCCCGGGCCTTTACCGGTTGGTCGTTCGAGTTGGTGACCGGCGAATTCAAGCTGAACGCGGATCAGCACGATGACGGGCCGAAGACCTTCCGCGGCCGCACCGGTAACTGGGGAGGCGAAGACATCCTGGGGTTCCTGCTGGAGGACGAACGCACGGCCACGTTCATCTGCGGGAAGATCTACAAATGGTTCGTTTCACCGAAGGAGGATGCGGCTTTCGTTGCGGAGATGGCCCGGCGTTTCCGGGGCAGCGGTTTGGACATCGGTCACCTCATGCGTTTCGTTTTCCTCAGTGAGCATTTCCAGCAGGCGCGCCAACGTGGCGCAAGGGTGAAGAACCCGGTGGAGCTGTTGGCCGGATTGGAGCATTTGTTCGGGCTGGGCTATGGTTCCGTGGATCATCGCATCACGCTGCAACGCGCATTGGGGCAGGTCCTGTTCCATCCGCCGAGTGTAGCGGGTTGGGCCGAAGGGGTGGCATGGATCGATAGCAACAGTACGCTCCTCCGGTTGCGCCTGCCGAGCATCTTGGTGAACAACGGTGAACTGGACTGGGAGCCCAACGGCAACGACCCCGAGGGCCTTGACCAAATGATGATGGATGCTCAAGGTGACCAACCCGGCCGCGATGCGAAGGGCCGGTTGCTGCAGGTGACCAACAACCGGGATGCGTTGCTGGCGGAACTGCCGCGCAATGTCAGCAACGAGGAGTTGTGCGCCTTGCTATTGTGCGTGCCGCCTTCGCACACCCTGCTGGGCATCATCTCAATCCCGTCGAATGCGGATCTGCTCCAACGAGTGCTCCAAGTGGTTTCCAGTCCAGAATACCAACTCTGCTGA
- the can gene encoding carbonate dehydratase has translation MQRDDQALHSTLLANNRQWSERMRKENPELFTELSKHQHPFFLWIGCSDSRVPPNEITGTVPGDMFIHRNIANMVVHTDLNLMSVLDYGVNVLKIDHVIVCGHYGCGGVKAAMGPEFGGPASNWVREIRDVMRFHHGELMAIHDEERRFDRLVELNVAEQVYDLSRTSVIRDAWSNGRKVQVHGWVYGLSDGLIKDLGVTRTRFEEEDGGVEMA, from the coding sequence ATGCAACGCGATGACCAAGCCCTTCACAGCACGCTTCTGGCCAACAACCGGCAATGGAGCGAACGGATGCGCAAGGAGAACCCTGAGCTCTTCACGGAGCTGAGCAAGCACCAGCACCCGTTCTTCCTGTGGATCGGTTGTAGTGACAGTCGAGTGCCGCCGAACGAGATCACCGGCACCGTGCCCGGCGATATGTTCATCCACCGCAACATCGCCAACATGGTGGTTCACACCGACCTCAACCTCATGAGCGTGCTGGACTACGGGGTGAACGTCCTCAAGATCGACCACGTCATCGTTTGCGGGCACTACGGATGCGGCGGTGTGAAGGCGGCGATGGGGCCCGAATTCGGCGGCCCTGCCAGCAACTGGGTGCGTGAGATCCGCGACGTGATGCGATTCCACCATGGCGAGCTTATGGCCATCCATGATGAGGAACGGCGTTTCGACAGGCTGGTGGAACTCAATGTGGCCGAACAGGTCTACGATCTGAGCCGGACGAGCGTGATCCGCGACGCGTGGTCGAATGGACGCAAAGTGCAGGTGCACGGCTGGGTCTACGGTCTGAGCGACGGTCTGATAAAAGACCTCGGGGTGACACGCACCCGGTTCGAGGAAGAAGACGGCGGTGTGGAGATGGCCTGA
- a CDS encoding SulP family inorganic anion transporter — protein sequence MKKLFSSWRSDVPSSIVVFLVALPLCLGIAVASGAPPMAGIIAGILGGIVVGFASGSPLGVSGPAAGLTAIVSMGIEELGSFELFLGAVVVSGMFQILLGALRAGIIAYYFPSSVIKGMLAGIGIIIILKQIPHALGDDKDPMGDESFDQPDKLNTFQELWSAVQDPTMGAVIITLVCLGLMLLWERPFIQRNNWLRYVPGPLLAVFAGIILAAAFSGYPSLAIGADHYVPLPDLSDLSSFAFPSFAAWDSGAFWRIAFTIAVVASIETLLCVEATDKMDPQKRITPANRELFAQGTGNMVSGLLGGLPLTQVIVRSSANIQSGGRTKLSAILHGLWLLICVVSIAGLLRMVPLASLAAVLLLVGYKLAKPSLFKAMWGQGPAQFVPFVVTVAFMAVTNDLLRGVALGLSLAFIHILWKNYRVPFHFDRDKHKTGEPIRIQLSEDVTFLNKAGIKRTLSELPDGASVVIDASRTVDLDPDVEEIIKDFTTEASARGITLECNGFGKKRSKHTKTLLQEVLLTAQRSLTGKKN from the coding sequence ATGAAGAAACTGTTCAGTTCCTGGCGCAGCGATGTGCCGTCATCCATCGTCGTTTTCCTCGTTGCCCTGCCTCTTTGCCTCGGCATTGCTGTTGCCTCGGGCGCACCGCCCATGGCCGGCATCATAGCGGGGATATTGGGAGGCATCGTTGTCGGTTTCGCAAGTGGGTCTCCATTGGGGGTCAGTGGTCCAGCGGCAGGCCTTACCGCCATCGTGTCCATGGGGATCGAGGAACTTGGGAGCTTCGAGTTGTTCCTGGGTGCTGTGGTCGTTTCCGGGATGTTCCAGATCCTGCTCGGGGCATTGCGTGCCGGCATCATCGCCTACTACTTCCCCAGTTCCGTCATTAAAGGGATGCTGGCAGGCATCGGTATCATCATCATCCTGAAACAGATCCCACATGCCTTGGGCGATGACAAGGACCCCATGGGCGACGAGAGTTTCGACCAGCCGGACAAGCTGAACACCTTCCAAGAACTTTGGTCGGCCGTGCAGGACCCAACGATGGGTGCGGTCATCATTACGCTGGTGTGCTTGGGCCTCATGCTGTTGTGGGAGCGCCCCTTCATCCAGCGGAACAATTGGTTGCGCTATGTGCCCGGACCGTTGTTGGCGGTTTTCGCCGGTATCATTCTCGCTGCGGCCTTCAGCGGGTACCCCTCGCTCGCTATCGGCGCTGATCACTACGTTCCCCTGCCGGACCTCTCCGATCTCTCCTCGTTCGCGTTCCCGTCGTTCGCCGCATGGGACAGTGGGGCATTCTGGCGTATCGCTTTCACCATTGCCGTGGTGGCAAGCATCGAAACGTTGCTGTGCGTGGAAGCCACGGACAAAATGGACCCACAAAAGCGCATCACACCGGCAAACCGCGAACTGTTCGCGCAGGGCACAGGCAACATGGTCAGTGGTCTGCTCGGCGGTTTGCCGCTCACACAAGTGATCGTGAGAAGCTCGGCCAATATCCAGAGCGGTGGAAGAACGAAGCTCTCGGCCATTCTGCACGGCTTATGGTTGCTCATCTGCGTGGTTTCGATCGCCGGGTTGCTGCGCATGGTGCCACTGGCCAGCCTTGCCGCCGTGCTCTTGCTCGTAGGTTACAAACTGGCCAAACCTTCCCTGTTCAAAGCCATGTGGGGCCAGGGGCCGGCGCAATTCGTTCCGTTCGTCGTCACTGTGGCTTTCATGGCCGTAACGAACGACCTGTTGCGGGGCGTTGCGCTCGGTCTGTCGCTCGCGTTCATCCACATCCTCTGGAAGAACTACCGGGTTCCTTTCCACTTCGACCGCGACAAGCACAAGACCGGGGAGCCTATCCGTATCCAGCTGAGCGAGGATGTGACCTTCCTCAACAAGGCCGGGATCAAGCGCACCCTGAGCGAATTGCCCGATGGCGCCAGCGTCGTCATTGATGCCAGCCGCACCGTGGACCTCGACCCGGACGTGGAGGAGATCATCAAGGATTTCACTACCGAAGCGAGCGCACGGGGCATTACCCTGGAGTGCAACGGCTTCGGCAAGAAGCGTTCGAAGCACACGAAGACCCTGCTCCAAGAGGTGCTTCTCACCGCTCAACGTTCACTCACTGGAAAAAAGAACTGA